CAGATTGTACAAAATGGAAGTAAAGTTTACCCGACATCAGATGTATCGCTTCTTGATTCTGTTTTGAATCCCAAACCAGCAGGTTGGTCTTACGTAACAAACGCTTCTACTGGTAAAATCACGCATACGCGGGGGGGGAGTGACAGCACGATAACCTGGGATTACAAAAGACCTTCAGCGGCAAGTTATACTATTGATAATAGACAGTAGGTATCAA
This window of the Candidatus Neomarinimicrobiota bacterium genome carries:
- a CDS encoding prepilin-type N-terminal cleavage/methylation domain-containing protein; this encodes MKRNEKGFTLIELVTVIAILGVLAAMTVPKFFALQGRAKIEVENQIIGSIRAGLETYAANQIVQNGSKVYPTSDVSLLDSVLNPKPAGWSYVTNASTGKITHTRGGSDSTITWDYKRPSAASYTIDNRQ